The Candidatus Methylomirabilis lanthanidiphila DNA segment TCCGCTGCAGTCCGGTCGGATGTTATGAGGATCTTTCAAAGACTATTTTATAGTCTATGATAGCTCCCCCTCCCCCAATTCCGATTATTGATCACGCCGGCGTTGAGGCCCCCGCTATCCCGTTGAGCAGGTTGCCGCCATCCGGTGAAGAAGCGCCGATCAATTCCTTCGTACAAGGGTCAAGAGGTCGCGCCACTCCTCGCACAACAGGATGTGAAGCCTCTACAGGTGGAGAAGGGATCTGTCATGATTCTTTCTTTATCTCTCTTCTCTTCTGCATCTCACCTACGCCAATAAATGGTACAGCCCCGGCGCCTGTAACCTGGGGGAGTATCCCATTCCATTTCTCTATAGCCCTGAGATTGGCCTCTACCTTTCTCAGCTCTATAAGATCTAGTGAAATATTTGCCCTCTGCAGCCTCAAGGACTCCGCCTCTGCCTTCGCTGCAGCAATCTTCTGTTCTGCTTCTATCTTTATCCTCTCAAGGTCCCTCTGTGCCTTCAGTGCAAGCTGTTCTGCGGTCTGCTTTGACTCAATGGCTTCCATAAATACCTTGGAGAAGCTAAACCCGACGATAGAGAACGCATCAACTACTATGTTGTGCACCAGGAGCCTTTCAGTAAGCGTTGCTTTCATTGCATCGCTGACTACCGCCCTCTTTGTAATAAGCTCTTCTGCTGTATACCTGGCTGTCACAGCCTTTACTACCTCCTGCACTGCAGGGTCTATGATTCGCTCTTTAAAGTGTATACCGATGGACTGATAGACAGTGTTCGCCTTATCTGGAAGTATATGATAGTTAATCGCAACAGTAGAGCTTACATCCTGAAGGTTGGATGATGCTGCTGCTGCCTCAGTCGTTGCCTTCTGCACCTTGACATCTACCGCGATAATCTGCTGCATTATAGGTATCCTGAAATGCAGTCCTTCATTAAGCACATCCTCCTGAACAGCGCCAAAATTCATAACAACCCCTCTTTCACCAGCCCCAACCTGAATCCATGGCCGAAAAAGCAGGGACAGCACCAGAATTGCTCCAATAATCAGGACCAGTCTCATAGGTCCCTTCATCATATTCATTATGTCCTTAGCGCTGACATACTCATCTCTCTCACCCATACACTACCTCCTTTTTAGTTATTGCGGCTGTTTGGCACGTCTGTCAACGTCGAGGCTCGTTCTACAATTGTCCTCGCCTTCATGGGGCATCGTCGATATTCCGCGATTTACGCTCCTCGATCCGTTGCTCGAGTTCGGCACACGGTCACCAACTTTGAGGTCGGCCAAGCGCTTCGCCGCCCGTCCCTCCTTAATGACTGTCTGATCCGTGACCCAGGCACCCACGACCAGGGTATCCGCCTTCCCTGTTGGCACCGCCACCACAAGGGTGTTGCTTTTCAACAAATTGAAATTGGACCGGCAAAAGCCCCTTCACCCGCTCCTTCGAAGTCAACGCTGATCGCCCATCCCGGTTGCACTGCCGCAGGAGTTCGTCAAACCCGCCGTGCAGCATGTTTGAGGAAATAAAAAAGCCGCCTCCGCTTCGCGCGGATGGCGGCCCGACCACCCTCTATCCTCCGGAAATCGCTGACCGCTATCCCCGGACCTCTTAGGAGAGATCTATTGTAAGATTATTGCATAACAATTGGTTTGATGACCAGCGAAAACCCACAATACAATATGTTGCACGGATTGGCGCGGAGACGCTTGATGTTGCCATAACTCCAGTTAACAGGTTGCAGCCATCCATCGAAGAAAGGTAATCACTTCCTTCACGTCCCGCACGTAATAGTGAGCCTTTGATCCCACATGGGCGCCAACCTGTATCGTGATGTCCTCAGCCAGCGCCCCGAATGCACCTCCACCCGTGTGATCGTCACCAATGTAAATCGGCAGGACTGCGCGTCGTTGAATTTCCTTCATCAACCACAGCGCGGCATGACCTTTTATCCAGGTGAGCCTGGGGCAGAGTTCGATCACCTTCCTTCCGTAGAGGACGGTCAGTTCCGAAGAGCGAACAAGGGGCAGTATGTCGCGCACGAATATCCCCATGAGATGACTCTCCAGATCGGTAGGCACCAACCGGTAATGCAGGCTGACCGAAAGACCTTTGTCCTTGACGAGCGCGCCAGGGATATCTGCGACTACACTAGCAAGCTGGGACCCAATACGGGCGACGGTTTCCTGGAACGACCGCGGTACGATAACCTTGGCCTGCCGACCAGCTTGCCACATCTCCCGTCCGTGATTGCCGATATAGATCAGGTTTCGCACCCCAACACGCCGCCGCAGCTCGTTGAGCGGTCGTTCGCTGATCACGGCAACCGTGATTCGAGGATGGCGTGAGAGCGCCCGGAGCACCGACCGTGTCGGAGCGGGAAGCGTCGCCTGCTCCGGGGTGGGGGCGATCCGCGTCAGCGTACCGTCGTAATCCAGGAGCAGCAGCGTGTGACTACTGCCCACTATTTCCGCCGCAACCCGCGGCCATTGAGACCGTAGCTGTTCCATTGGGACTTAGGGGGTTCAGGCCATTGAGACCTGCGACTCCTCAATACGAATCTGAATGAGGTCAGTAACTAGATCAACCTCAACGTGATATTCATGTTCCGTAAAATAAAAAAGCCGCCTCCGCTTCGCGCGGATGGCGGCCCGACCACCCTCTATCCTCCGGAAATAGCTGACCGCTATCCCCGGACCTCTTAGGAGAAATCCGTTAGAGCTTTATACCATAAAAATTGGTGTGATGACCAGCGAAACCCCCCAGTGACCTCGCTAGGCGTCAGTCTCTGATTTCTCAACGAATTACCCGAAGCACCCATAGAGGTCGCTGAATCACAGTGATCCGACAACTGATCGGTCACCAAAGAGAACATCATGATAAGCTCCAGCGTGGCGCATTATTTGGCGCACCGGAACCCCAGGTCGTTGATGCGTCGATAGACGTGGCCGATGGCCGTCCGACGGGTTGTTCGGACATGCCACGGCGGATGGTACCAACTGCCGCCGCGCTCGACTCGACTGCCTCTCGCGTTCAGATCCTCTCGACCGTCGCGGGGGTCGTAGGGGTAGGGCTTGTACAGCGACGATGTCCATTCCCAGACATTGCCGGACATATCCATAGCACCATAGGGCGACGCGCCCTTTGCATAACTTCCGACCGCTGTGATCCTCCCTGGCGTGTAGCCGGCATTGGCGCGTTCAGCCTCGAAGTCATTGCCCCACGGGTATCGCCGGCCGTCGGTGCCGCGAGCCGCCTTTTCCCACTCCGCCTCGGTCGGTAGGCGCTTGCCGACCCATCGGCAGTACGTCAATGCCTGCTGCCAACTCACAATCGTCACCGGCAGGTTGGCCTTTGTGGGATCATCGTAACCTCGATTGGGAGGCCGAGTGCAAGGACCGGCCTCGATGCACCGCAGGTAGCGGGTGTTCGTCACCTCAAACTTGTCGATCGAGAAGTGTTCCACAAAGACCTTCGCGGCCGGTTTCTCATTCTCGTCGGCCTCGGGATCATCGGAGCCTATAATGAACTCACCTGCCGGAACGGCCACCATCTCCACGTCGTCTTGAACCGGCGGTGTTGCAGCAGCGTTCCGGAGAGCAAAGGTGAATAGTGGAACCATGAGTGCCATGAGAGTTGTGAGCTTCATCTGTCGTCACTCCTCCTTTGATGTGCTTATCGCCTTTCCAGATCGTGTCAACCGTACGCAATCGCCTCGGTTGGGACGCTGAGCGTAGCGTAGACTCGATGATTGCTTCTCAAGCAAAGCAAGGAGTTGCGCTCCTCTCATGAGTTGTATGCGTAACTTCGGTTAGCGGCTGCCAAGGTCGAGCGTTATCCTATTGTCCTGTTTGAGGAAATAAAAAAGCCGCCTCCGCTTAACGCGGATGGCGGCCCGACCACCCTTTACCCTCCGGAAAAAGCCAATCGCTATCCCCGGACCTCTTGGAGAAATCTGCCACAATTCTATACCATAACAATTGGTTTGATGACTAGCGAAAACCCCTAACATGTTGCACAGATCGATGCGGAGACGCTTGACCTTGCCGTGACTCCAGTTAACAGGCTGTACCCATCCACCGGAGGAACGCAGCCACTTCTTTCACACCCCGCACGTAATAGTGGGCCTTCGATTCCCCATGGGCGCCGACTCGTATCGTGATGCCTTCGGCTAGTGTCCTAAATGCATCTTCATCGGTCACATCGTCACCGATGTAAATCGGCAGGACCGATCGTCGGCGGATTTGCTTTATCACCCACAGCGCGGCATGACCTTTTGTCCAGTTGAGTCTGGGGCGAAGTTCGATGACTTTCTTTCCGTGAAGGACTGTCAGTCCCGATGAGCGAGCAAGGGGAAATATTTTGCGCGCGAAGACCCCCATGAGGTGACTCTCTAATCTGTGAGGCACCAACCGGTAATGCAGGCTGACCGAGAGGCCTTTGTCCTCGACCAGCACGCCAGGGATCTCGGCCACGAGACTGGCGAGCTGAGACCGAATACGGGCGACAGCTTCCTGGGAAGAGCGTGGCACGATTACTCCCGCCTGCCGACCATCTTGCTCCATCTCCAGTCCGTGATTGCCGATATAGATCAGGTCTCGTACCCTGATCAGCCGTCGCAGCTCGTCGAGCGGTCGTCCGCTGATCACGGCGACCGTTATTCGAGGATGGTGTGACAGCTCCCGGAGCACTGAACGTGTCGAAGCGGGAAGCGTCGCCTGGTCCGGGGTGGGGGCGATCTCCGTCAGTGTGCCATCATAATCCAGGAGCAGCACCGTATGACTACTGCTCACGATTTCCGCCGCGACCTGCGCCCACTGAGACCAGAGCCATCTCATCGGGGCTTCCGGATTCCAGCGATTGAGGCCTGCGACTCCTCAACACGAACTTGCACGAGGTCCGTAATGAGATCAGCGGCCCATCGATACACGTTGCGCTCCCTCACTATGTCACGCATCCGCCGCATGCGAACAGCTTGCTCTCCCTTGGCCATGTTTAGGGCTGCGTAGATGGCGTCTGCGATCTCTTCAATGTCGTAGGGGTTGACGATAAGGGCATCGCACAGCTCGCGAGAAGCCCCGGTAAATCGACTCAATATCAGGACGCCTTGTTCATCCTCCCGAGCCGCCACGAAC contains these protein-coding regions:
- a CDS encoding SPFH domain / Band 7 family protein, with protein sequence MGERDEYVSAKDIMNMMKGPMRLVLIIGAILVLSLLFRPWIQVGAGERGVVMNFGAVQEDVLNEGLHFRIPIMQQIIAVDVKVQKATTEAAAASSNLQDVSSTVAINYHILPDKANTVYQSIGIHFKERIIDPAVQEVVKAVTARYTAEELITKRAVVSDAMKATLTERLLVHNIVVDAFSIVGFSFSKVFMEAIESKQTAEQLALKAQRDLERIKIEAEQKIAAAKAEAESLRLQRANISLDLIELRKVEANLRAIEKWNGILPQVTGAGAVPFIGVGEMQKRREIKKES
- the otsB gene encoding Trehalose-phosphate phosphatase, translating into MEQLRSQWPRVAAEIVGSSHTLLLLDYDGTLTRIAPTPEQATLPAPTRSVLRALSRHPRITVAVISERPLNELRRRVGVRNLIYIGNHGREMWQAGRQAKVIVPRSFQETVARIGSQLASVVADIPGALVKDKGLSVSLHYRLVPTDLESHLMGIFVRDILPLVRSSELTVLYGRKVIELCPRLTWIKGHAALWLMKEIQRRAVLPIYIGDDHTGGGAFGALAEDITIQVGAHVGSKAHYYVRDVKEVITFLRWMAATC
- the pkn1_2 gene encoding Serine/threonine-protein kinase pkn1 encodes the protein MKLTTLMALMVPLFTFALRNAAATPPVQDDVEMVAVPAGEFIIGSDDPEADENEKPAAKVFVEHFSIDKFEVTNTRYLRCIEAGPCTRPPNRGYDDPTKANLPVTIVSWQQALTYCRWVGKRLPTEAEWEKAARGTDGRRYPWGNDFEAERANAGYTPGRITAVGSYAKGASPYGAMDMSGNVWEWTSSLYKPYPYDPRDGREDLNARGSRVERGGSWYHPPWHVRTTRRTAIGHVYRRINDLGFRCAK
- a CDS encoding putative glycosyl hydrolase/MT2062 yields the protein MRWLWSQWAQVAAEIVSSSHTVLLLDYDGTLTEIAPTPDQATLPASTRSVLRELSHHPRITVAVISGRPLDELRRLIRVRDLIYIGNHGLEMEQDGRQAGVIVPRSSQEAVARIRSQLASLVAEIPGVLVEDKGLSVSLHYRLVPHRLESHLMGVFARKIFPLARSSGLTVLHGKKVIELRPRLNWTKGHAALWVIKQIRRRSVLPIYIGDDVTDEDAFRTLAEGITIRVGAHGESKAHYYVRGVKEVAAFLRWMGTAC